From Paenibacillus polymyxa, the proteins below share one genomic window:
- the nadB gene encoding L-aspartate oxidase: MIPRYLVDFDVAELTQYEADVLIIGSGIAGLYTAIKAAENRKVLLITKKTLMESNTRYAQGGIAAVTSDEDTPAYHMQDTLIAGAGLCEPEAVRTLVHEGPEGIKELIRLGTAFDRVNGELALTREGAHSHRRILHANGDATGYEIVRALSQQVVAHPGIEVWEECMVIDLLTEHGECIGALVQMPDGERSYITANATILCSGGSGQLYRYTTNPGIATGDGIAMAYRAGAVVRDMEFVQFHPTALCHPGAPRFLISEAVRGEGAVLRNIHGERFMDKYDSRQELAPRDIVARAIIHEMERTQSTFVYLDITHEPPERVKQRFPTIYRTCLSYGLDMTTGWIPIAPAAHYMMGGIQTNLYGESSVRRLFACGETSSTGVHGANRLASNSLSEAIVFASRIIERLHSLPPLVGHTLISYSDNRAEFQASSVVGQRHKLQETMVHYAGVRRHSEGLQAALEELHGLVPVFQAVITSREEIEFANLLTCALLVADGALLREESRGAHYREDFPETDDRMWRKHVQQRREQGITEESVHDI, encoded by the coding sequence ATGATTCCAAGATATCTAGTTGATTTTGATGTAGCGGAATTGACCCAATACGAAGCCGACGTCTTAATCATCGGCTCCGGTATTGCGGGCTTATATACAGCGATTAAGGCTGCGGAGAATCGGAAAGTGTTGCTGATTACCAAGAAAACTTTAATGGAAAGCAACACACGTTATGCTCAAGGCGGCATTGCTGCTGTCACATCGGACGAGGATACACCGGCTTACCACATGCAAGATACTCTGATTGCTGGTGCAGGTCTGTGTGAACCCGAGGCGGTCAGAACGCTTGTTCATGAAGGCCCAGAAGGTATTAAAGAGTTAATACGATTGGGGACAGCCTTTGACCGTGTGAATGGTGAACTAGCGCTAACCCGAGAGGGGGCGCATAGTCATCGTCGCATTTTGCATGCAAATGGAGATGCCACCGGTTATGAAATCGTGCGTGCCTTGTCACAGCAGGTTGTCGCCCATCCCGGTATTGAGGTGTGGGAAGAGTGCATGGTCATTGACCTGCTGACTGAGCATGGTGAGTGTATTGGGGCCCTCGTTCAAATGCCAGATGGGGAAAGGTCGTATATCACTGCCAATGCAACCATTTTGTGCTCAGGAGGTAGCGGGCAATTATACCGTTACACGACTAACCCGGGTATCGCAACTGGGGACGGTATTGCTATGGCTTATCGTGCGGGGGCAGTTGTACGGGATATGGAGTTCGTACAGTTTCATCCTACGGCGTTGTGCCATCCGGGCGCTCCAAGGTTTCTAATTTCCGAAGCCGTACGGGGAGAAGGGGCCGTGTTACGCAACATTCATGGAGAACGCTTCATGGACAAGTACGATTCCCGACAGGAGCTTGCACCCAGAGATATCGTAGCTCGTGCGATCATCCATGAGATGGAACGCACTCAGTCTACGTTTGTATACCTGGATATTACACACGAGCCGCCTGAGCGGGTAAAGCAACGTTTTCCAACGATTTATCGGACATGTCTGTCATATGGGTTGGATATGACGACAGGCTGGATTCCCATTGCTCCTGCTGCCCATTATATGATGGGTGGTATCCAGACTAATCTATACGGGGAAAGCTCTGTTAGGCGTTTGTTCGCTTGTGGAGAGACTTCTTCCACAGGTGTTCACGGCGCTAATCGTCTGGCGAGCAATTCGCTATCTGAAGCTATTGTGTTCGCCAGTAGGATTATCGAGCGGCTGCATTCATTGCCACCGCTGGTCGGCCATACTTTGATATCTTACAGTGATAACCGTGCAGAGTTCCAGGCTTCATCCGTCGTGGGACAGCGACATAAGCTGCAAGAAACGATGGTTCATTATGCTGGAGTTCGTCGGCATAGTGAAGGGCTGCAAGCAGCTTTAGAAGAGCTGCACGGGCTAGTGCCTGTTTTTCAGGCTGTGATCACCAGCCGGGAAGAGATCGAATTCGCCAATTTGCTCACCTGTGCTTTATTAGTAGCAGATGGTGCGTTGCTGCGTGAGGAGAGCCGGGGAGCACACTATCGTGAGGACTTCCCTGAGACAGATGATCGCATGTGGCGAAAGCATGTTCAGCAGAGACGTGAGCAAGGCATAACGGAGGAGAGCGTTCATGACATCTAA
- the ftsH gene encoding ATP-dependent zinc metalloprotease FtsH produces the protein MNRFIRNSGFYLILFLVVVGIVQFVSNSNEASDLPRYDQLRQEVKANNISKVTVQFDGYAYLVTGAYKKQPANAKSTNFSVYVPPTDQALSELVNASETNGFEYVQKKMEGESIWLTFLTSIIPLVIMFLLFFFLFNQAQGGGGKVMNFGKSKARLYNEEKKKVTFEDVAGADEEKQELVEVVEFLKDPRKFAAVGARIPKGVLLVGPPGTGKTLLARAVAGEAGVPFFSISGSDFVEMFVGVGASRVRDLFENAKKNAPCIIFIDEIDAVGRQRGAGLGGGHDEREQTLNQLLVEMDGFGANEGIIIVAATNRPDILDPALLRPGRFDRQITVDRPDVKGREAVLHVHARNKPLTKDVKLDVIAKRTTGFTGADLENLLNEAALLAARRNRRDISMREVDEAIDRVIVGTEKRSRVISDREKRIVAYHEAGHTIIGYFLENADMVHKVTIIPRGRAGGYVIMLPKEDRMLTTKQELLDKITGLLGGRVSEELFIGEIGTGAYSDFQQATGIARSMIVEYGMSEKLGPMQFGTSQGQVFLGRDIGHEQNYSDQIAYEIDQEMNRFITDSYERARELLTKYSKEVHLIAQTLLEEETLELEQIKRLIETGSLNGNTNEGEGTPENGEPVIDNIGDVRVRIQGKDDEPKNTTDQPNDIPNLQKPEDDNNSGNSGGTPPTTT, from the coding sequence ATGAATCGGTTCATCCGGAATTCTGGTTTTTATTTGATTCTTTTTTTAGTTGTGGTGGGTATCGTTCAGTTTGTTAGCAACAGTAACGAAGCCTCCGATCTCCCTAGATATGACCAATTACGGCAAGAGGTTAAAGCTAATAATATCTCTAAAGTAACGGTCCAATTTGACGGTTACGCCTATCTTGTAACCGGTGCATATAAGAAGCAGCCGGCTAATGCTAAATCAACCAATTTTTCCGTATACGTTCCACCAACGGATCAAGCACTAAGTGAACTGGTGAATGCCAGCGAAACGAACGGGTTTGAATACGTACAGAAGAAAATGGAAGGCGAAAGCATTTGGCTGACATTTTTGACTTCTATCATTCCTTTGGTGATCATGTTCCTGTTGTTCTTCTTCCTGTTTAATCAGGCACAGGGCGGTGGCGGCAAAGTAATGAACTTCGGCAAGAGCAAAGCCCGTCTGTATAACGAAGAGAAGAAGAAAGTTACCTTCGAAGACGTAGCAGGGGCTGACGAAGAGAAGCAGGAGCTTGTCGAAGTCGTAGAATTCTTGAAGGACCCACGTAAGTTCGCAGCCGTGGGCGCTCGTATTCCAAAAGGTGTTCTGTTAGTGGGCCCTCCAGGTACGGGTAAAACACTCTTGGCGAGAGCTGTTGCAGGCGAGGCCGGAGTGCCGTTTTTCAGTATCTCAGGTTCTGATTTTGTAGAAATGTTCGTCGGGGTCGGTGCTTCCCGTGTTCGTGACTTGTTCGAGAATGCGAAGAAGAACGCTCCTTGTATCATTTTTATTGATGAAATTGATGCCGTTGGACGTCAACGTGGCGCCGGATTGGGTGGCGGACATGATGAACGTGAGCAAACGCTCAACCAATTGCTCGTAGAGATGGACGGATTTGGCGCAAACGAGGGCATCATCATCGTTGCTGCTACTAACCGTCCGGACATTCTAGATCCAGCCTTGCTTCGTCCTGGACGTTTTGACCGTCAAATTACGGTTGACCGTCCAGATGTTAAAGGTCGCGAAGCAGTATTGCATGTACATGCACGCAACAAACCATTAACGAAGGATGTTAAATTGGACGTCATTGCGAAACGTACAACAGGCTTTACGGGCGCTGATCTGGAAAACTTGTTGAACGAAGCTGCCTTGCTGGCCGCTCGTCGCAACCGTAGAGATATTTCGATGCGAGAAGTAGATGAAGCTATCGACCGCGTGATCGTAGGTACTGAAAAACGCAGCCGCGTAATCAGTGACCGCGAGAAACGGATTGTTGCTTATCATGAAGCAGGGCATACGATTATCGGTTACTTCCTGGAGAATGCCGATATGGTTCACAAGGTAACTATTATTCCACGTGGACGTGCAGGCGGATATGTCATCATGCTTCCGAAGGAAGACCGCATGCTGACAACCAAGCAGGAATTGCTGGACAAAATCACTGGATTGTTGGGTGGACGTGTTTCCGAGGAGCTGTTTATTGGTGAGATCGGAACAGGGGCTTATAGTGACTTCCAACAAGCGACAGGCATTGCGCGTAGCATGATCGTGGAATACGGTATGAGTGAGAAGCTCGGCCCGATGCAGTTCGGAACTTCCCAAGGTCAAGTATTCCTTGGACGTGATATTGGTCATGAGCAAAACTACAGTGATCAGATTGCTTATGAGATTGACCAGGAGATGAATCGCTTCATCACTGACTCCTATGAGCGTGCTAGAGAACTCTTGACGAAGTATTCGAAAGAGGTTCATTTGATCGCTCAAACCTTGTTGGAAGAAGAAACCCTGGAGCTTGAACAAATCAAACGTTTGATCGAGACAGGTTCTTTGAACGGCAATACGAATGAGGGAGAAGGAACACCGGAAAACGGTGAGCCTGTGATCGACAACATCGGTGATGTTCGTGTACGTATTCAAGGTAAGGATGACGAGCCTAAGAATACAACAGATCAACCGAACGATATCCCTAATCTGCAAAAACCAGAGGATGATAACAATTCAGGCAATTCCGGCGGTACTCCACCGACAACAACCTGA
- the hpt gene encoding hypoxanthine phosphoribosyltransferase, protein MQNDIQEVLISEEEIQSKIKELGAQLSVKYEGKNPLVICVLKGAFIFMADLVKSITVPLELDFMAVSSYGVSTKSSGVVKIIKDLDASVEGRDVLIVEDIIDSGLTLTHLIELLKNRNANSVCVVTLFDKPARRTVNLEADYTGFTLPDAFVVGYGLDYAEHYRNLPYIGILKPEIYTS, encoded by the coding sequence TTGCAAAATGATATTCAGGAAGTATTGATCAGTGAAGAAGAAATTCAGAGTAAAATCAAGGAATTAGGCGCACAGCTTAGCGTGAAATATGAAGGGAAAAATCCATTGGTGATTTGCGTGCTGAAGGGTGCGTTTATCTTTATGGCCGATTTGGTTAAATCCATTACAGTGCCGTTGGAACTTGATTTCATGGCTGTATCTAGTTATGGAGTATCCACCAAATCATCAGGCGTCGTTAAAATCATCAAAGATTTGGACGCTTCCGTAGAAGGACGCGATGTTCTGATTGTCGAAGATATTATCGACAGTGGTCTGACACTGACACATTTGATTGAATTGCTTAAAAATCGTAATGCCAATTCGGTATGTGTCGTAACTTTGTTCGACAAGCCTGCACGCCGGACAGTTAATCTTGAAGCTGATTACACCGGATTTACACTTCCGGATGCGTTTGTTGTCGGCTATGGTCTGGACTATGCCGAGCACTACCGGAACCTCCCATACATAGGGATTTTAAAGCCGGAAATCTACACCAGCTAA
- the tilS gene encoding tRNA lysidine(34) synthetase TilS — MGTTKPTGVVQEVLALAREHSLWSPGDRIVVAVSGGPDSVALLHILHEISVIHMPLQLVCAHVHHGFRPEESDAEAEEVRNIARKLKLPFEMIRVDAPAYIKKSGKGPQEAARELRYSFLHDTATKWEAQHIAMAHHGDDQAETVLLHLLRGSGPAGLAGMRLARTEKNVQLIRPLLRMYKADLIEYCNFYGLSYVTDSTNLSTKYRRNAIRMDVLPFLGQYNEQLTPSLNRLAETMADENDFMEAATLSVYEKMVHFNNGRYMFSIASYRELSVALQRRLIKLILNYLPSDSGNFDFRKIETVRLRLLQETTSTWSLDLGGGAVGVREYDQAVLFDRTQVVMGEWSYGLSVLPISGELELPEAGGILRWQRASYLDGQHPANEEEAWFDADELTLPLTVRSRLPGDTMYVMGLNGRKKVKDIFIDEKIPPSMRSVLPIVCDHSGVVLWIPGVRRSVHAAVQKHTSSVIYMSWQRRESPGYR, encoded by the coding sequence ATGGGAACAACAAAACCGACCGGTGTTGTACAGGAAGTGCTCGCTTTGGCGCGAGAACATTCCCTGTGGAGCCCCGGAGACCGCATTGTGGTTGCTGTATCCGGCGGACCGGATTCGGTGGCCCTTTTGCACATTTTACATGAAATATCCGTTATACATATGCCATTACAACTTGTCTGCGCTCATGTTCATCATGGCTTCAGGCCAGAGGAATCGGATGCGGAGGCTGAAGAGGTACGCAATATTGCCCGAAAGCTCAAGCTTCCATTTGAAATGATCCGGGTTGATGCACCCGCTTATATAAAGAAAAGCGGCAAGGGTCCACAGGAAGCGGCCCGTGAGCTACGGTACAGCTTTTTACATGATACGGCTACGAAGTGGGAGGCACAGCATATTGCTATGGCTCACCATGGCGATGATCAAGCGGAGACAGTCCTCTTGCACTTGCTGCGCGGTAGCGGACCGGCGGGTTTGGCGGGTATGCGTTTGGCACGCACCGAAAAAAATGTGCAACTCATTCGCCCGCTGCTTCGTATGTACAAGGCTGACTTGATTGAGTATTGTAACTTTTATGGTCTTTCCTATGTGACAGACAGCACTAATTTATCGACCAAATACCGTCGTAATGCCATCCGCATGGATGTGCTTCCTTTTTTGGGGCAATATAATGAGCAACTGACACCGTCCCTGAACCGGCTAGCCGAAACGATGGCTGACGAAAATGATTTTATGGAGGCAGCTACACTGTCGGTATACGAGAAAATGGTGCATTTCAATAATGGCAGGTACATGTTTTCCATCGCATCATACCGTGAGCTATCCGTTGCTTTACAACGGAGGTTGATTAAACTAATATTAAATTATCTGCCTTCGGACAGTGGAAATTTTGATTTTCGTAAAATTGAGACCGTTCGACTAAGACTTCTCCAGGAGACAACTTCTACATGGAGCTTGGACTTGGGCGGCGGTGCGGTTGGAGTCCGCGAATATGACCAGGCGGTTTTGTTTGACCGTACGCAAGTCGTTATGGGTGAATGGAGCTATGGACTGAGCGTATTGCCTATTTCCGGTGAGCTTGAGTTGCCTGAAGCGGGTGGTATACTCCGGTGGCAAAGAGCTTCCTATTTGGATGGACAACATCCGGCGAATGAGGAAGAAGCATGGTTCGACGCAGATGAATTGACTCTGCCGTTGACTGTACGCTCGCGATTACCTGGAGATACCATGTATGTAATGGGATTAAACGGAAGAAAAAAGGTTAAAGATATTTTTATTGATGAAAAAATACCTCCTTCAATGCGTTCCGTTCTTCCCATCGTCTGCGACCATTCTGGAGTTGTTCTCTGGATTCCGGGCGTACGACGTTCTGTACATGCTGCGGTGCAAAAGCACACGTCTTCGGTTATATATATGTCATGGCAAAGACGAGAGAGTCCGGGGTACCGGTAA
- a CDS encoding protein kinase domain-containing protein, whose product MTTSSDPVLAPGTVIKGKWKRSSYVIQRLLGRGANGTVYLVKEAQADRQFALKMGKNTLDLQSEINVLTTLQSQGTQAALQRNGNPSFLFEVDDVVLRNGEIPFYVMRYVKGDPLHKFVAAKGSEWYGVAGTGILNRLADLHQAGWVFGDLKPQNILVNAYGEAELIDYGGVSLAGRSVKQFTEWYDRGFWNAGSRNADPQYDLFAFALLTVHILESESLKAAASRLPQLRNTAELTVIIRRSRVLRPYAEWLLGAVRGEYSDTRAAARAWSRLASAHVRQSSVKRGNPRWLGYAFTVSLLLLAGALWIALR is encoded by the coding sequence GTGACTACGTCGTCTGATCCCGTTCTTGCACCCGGAACGGTCATCAAGGGCAAGTGGAAGCGGAGTAGCTATGTCATCCAGCGCTTGCTGGGCCGGGGAGCGAACGGAACTGTATATTTGGTAAAAGAAGCACAGGCCGATCGGCAATTTGCTCTCAAAATGGGAAAGAACACGCTTGATCTGCAATCGGAGATTAATGTGCTGACCACATTACAGTCTCAAGGGACTCAGGCTGCCCTCCAGCGGAATGGGAATCCTTCCTTCTTGTTTGAAGTGGATGATGTAGTGTTACGCAATGGGGAGATCCCCTTTTATGTTATGCGATACGTTAAAGGAGATCCGCTTCATAAATTTGTGGCAGCCAAAGGGTCTGAATGGTATGGTGTGGCTGGGACTGGCATACTGAATCGTCTGGCCGATCTCCATCAGGCAGGATGGGTGTTTGGCGACCTGAAGCCTCAAAATATATTGGTCAATGCCTATGGAGAGGCTGAGTTGATTGATTATGGTGGCGTGTCCCTTGCAGGTCGGAGTGTTAAACAATTTACAGAATGGTACGATAGGGGATTTTGGAATGCTGGTAGCCGAAATGCTGATCCCCAGTATGATCTGTTTGCCTTTGCTCTTTTAACGGTTCATATATTGGAGAGCGAATCGTTAAAGGCGGCTGCGAGTAGGCTGCCGCAGCTACGTAATACGGCAGAATTGACAGTCATTATTCGTCGCAGTCGTGTATTACGCCCCTACGCCGAATGGCTGCTGGGTGCAGTACGTGGGGAATATTCCGATACTCGTGCAGCGGCCCGAGCTTGGTCGCGTCTGGCTTCCGCGCATGTCAGGCAATCATCTGTCAAAAGAGGAAATCCACGCTGGTTGGGATATGCTTTCACGGTATCGCTTTTGCTGCTTGCTGGAGCGCTCTGGATTGCGTTAAGGTAG
- a CDS encoding vWA domain-containing protein — MKQILIITDGCSNVGVSPVMAAAQALREGITVNVAGVIDYGTIGELGSAEIQEIAKAGGGFSQIVGTKQLAQTMQMMTRKTVVQTIQQAVNRELTHILGEGGARHIGELPPAKRAQVVEVMDELTETSPLEIALLIDASASMKPKLPAVEDSIRDLLLSLQSRSGLSRISVFHFPGGRMGEDAVMDIGWTSELDQIKSIFGRLRMKGATPTGPAILQVIDYYRYVTLGEQKDLEESYGKGEGMLGDYVV; from the coding sequence ATGAAGCAAATTTTGATCATTACAGATGGATGCTCTAACGTAGGGGTTAGCCCAGTAATGGCGGCTGCCCAAGCTTTACGTGAGGGAATTACAGTGAACGTCGCCGGAGTCATAGATTATGGAACTATCGGCGAGCTTGGGAGCGCAGAAATTCAGGAAATTGCTAAAGCAGGGGGAGGGTTTAGCCAAATCGTCGGTACGAAGCAGTTGGCGCAAACCATGCAAATGATGACGCGCAAAACAGTGGTTCAAACGATTCAGCAGGCGGTTAATAGAGAGTTAACGCACATTTTGGGTGAGGGCGGCGCCCGGCATATCGGTGAACTGCCTCCGGCCAAACGAGCTCAGGTAGTTGAGGTAATGGATGAACTGACAGAAACAAGCCCTCTGGAAATTGCTTTACTCATTGATGCAAGTGCAAGCATGAAGCCTAAGCTGCCTGCTGTAGAGGATAGTATCCGCGATTTGCTGCTCAGTTTACAGTCCAGAAGCGGACTCAGCCGTATATCTGTATTTCATTTTCCGGGTGGACGAATGGGAGAAGACGCAGTCATGGATATCGGGTGGACCTCTGAGCTAGACCAGATCAAATCGATATTCGGACGCTTGCGGATGAAAGGAGCGACACCGACAGGACCAGCCATTTTACAAGTGATTGATTATTACCGATATGTTACACTAGGGGAACAGAAAGATCTGGAAGAATCCTATGGCAAAGGAGAAGGGATGCTCGGTGACTACGTCGTCTGA